Proteins encoded together in one Bradyrhizobium sp. CB82 window:
- the edd gene encoding phosphogluconate dehydratase, which translates to MTIEARINARVAEVTDRIARRSHDSRARYLDRIANAASTPVRRRLGCANQAHAFAACGGHDKKLMQDGHVPSLGIVTAYNDMLSAHQPYERFPELIRQAARAAGGVAQVAGGVPAMCDGITQGEAGMELSLFSREVIALSTAIALSHQTFDAAVFLGICDKIVPGLVIGALSFGHLPAVFIPSGPMTSGLANSEKAKIRQAYAEGKLGREALLEAEAKAYHGAGTCTFYGTANTNQMLMEIMGLQLPGSSFVNPNTPLRDALTRAATERALDITSLGNQPIPIGHVLDERAFVNGIVGLHATGGSTNLTLHLVAMAAAAGLALTWDDFADLAQVTPLIARIYPNGSADVNHFHAAGGMSFLIRELLAAGLLHRDVLTVCGAGLDAYLQEPLLEADGTLTWRDGPAGSGDSAVLRGIADPFQAAGGLQLLTGNLGRAVVKTSAVAPQRHVIEAPARVFHSQEDLQRSFAAGELTGDVVAVVRFQGPKANGMPELHKLMPLLGVLQDRGLRVALVTDGRLSGASGKVPAAIHVTPEAADGGAIARIRDGDLIRLDAVTGQLDVLVAPSEWDARACAQADLSTAHVGIGRELFGFFRERVSCADRGASVFVS; encoded by the coding sequence TCGACCGCATTGCGAACGCGGCGAGCACGCCAGTGCGGCGGCGACTGGGATGCGCCAACCAGGCCCACGCCTTCGCGGCTTGCGGGGGGCACGACAAGAAGCTGATGCAGGATGGCCATGTCCCCAGCCTCGGAATTGTCACGGCCTACAACGATATGCTCTCGGCCCACCAGCCCTACGAGCGTTTCCCTGAACTCATCCGACAGGCTGCGCGTGCAGCGGGTGGTGTTGCCCAGGTCGCAGGCGGCGTTCCGGCGATGTGCGACGGCATCACGCAAGGCGAGGCGGGAATGGAGCTCTCGCTGTTCTCGCGCGAGGTCATCGCCTTGTCCACCGCGATCGCGCTGTCGCATCAAACCTTCGACGCCGCGGTGTTTCTCGGCATTTGCGACAAAATCGTGCCGGGACTTGTTATCGGCGCGCTCTCGTTCGGACATTTGCCTGCGGTCTTCATTCCGTCGGGACCGATGACCTCGGGCCTGGCCAACAGCGAAAAAGCGAAAATCCGGCAGGCCTACGCGGAAGGAAAGCTGGGCCGCGAAGCTCTGCTGGAAGCAGAGGCGAAGGCCTACCACGGCGCGGGGACGTGCACGTTTTACGGGACGGCCAACACCAACCAGATGCTGATGGAGATCATGGGCCTGCAGCTTCCGGGCTCATCTTTCGTGAACCCCAACACGCCTTTGCGCGATGCGCTGACTCGCGCGGCGACCGAGCGAGCATTGGACATCACCTCGCTCGGCAACCAACCCATCCCGATTGGCCACGTGCTCGACGAGCGCGCCTTCGTCAACGGCATCGTGGGGCTGCACGCCACTGGCGGCTCGACCAATCTGACGCTGCATCTGGTCGCCATGGCTGCGGCGGCCGGCCTCGCCCTTACGTGGGACGACTTTGCCGACCTCGCGCAGGTGACGCCACTGATCGCGCGGATCTATCCCAACGGCTCCGCAGACGTGAACCATTTTCATGCCGCCGGCGGAATGAGCTTCTTGATCCGGGAATTGCTTGCTGCCGGGCTCCTGCACCGCGACGTCTTGACCGTCTGCGGCGCCGGACTCGATGCGTACCTGCAGGAGCCGCTGCTCGAGGCCGACGGCACGTTGACGTGGCGCGACGGACCGGCTGGAAGCGGCGATTCCGCCGTGCTGCGCGGGATCGCTGATCCGTTCCAAGCAGCCGGCGGCCTTCAGCTTCTGACGGGCAATCTCGGACGCGCGGTCGTCAAGACATCTGCGGTCGCACCGCAACGCCACGTCATCGAAGCGCCGGCTCGCGTCTTCCATTCCCAGGAGGATCTGCAACGGAGCTTCGCTGCGGGTGAGCTCACGGGTGATGTGGTCGCGGTGGTACGCTTCCAGGGTCCGAAAGCAAACGGCATGCCGGAGTTGCACAAGCTGATGCCGCTCCTTGGCGTGCTTCAGGATCGCGGACTGAGGGTCGCGCTTGTCACAGATGGGCGGCTTTCGGGCGCCTCGGGCAAGGTTCCTGCAGCCATTCACGTCACCCCTGAAGCGGCGGATGGCGGTGCGATTGCGCGGATTCGCGATGGCGACCTCATTCGGCTCGACGCCGTCACCGGTCAGCTTGACGTGCTCGTCGCCCCGAGCGAGTGGGACGCGCGAGCCTGCGCGCAAGCCGATCTCTCCACCGCGCATGTAGGAATCGGCCGTGAACTCTTCGGCTTCTTCCGCGAGCGCGTCAGTTGCGCAGATCGCGGCGCCAGCGTTTTTGTATCCTAA
- a CDS encoding CoA transferase, whose product MGGVLEGVRVLDFGRYIAGPYCATLLAEFGAEVIRVEKRDGSEDRFVAPVGEGGEGALFLQINRNKKCITLDPMKPEGQEVMRRLVATADVVVANLPPQTLRAMKLDYDALKAIKPDIILTTATAFGGPGPWSDRVGFDGVGQVMSGSVYMTGAGDPPYRAAVNWVDFGTALHCAFGTLAALIERGKSGRGQVVEGALLATALSFTNATLIEQAVINVNRVPTGNLGQTAAPADIYRTKDGWVLCQVTGHPLFVRWARLMGEEDKWLGDPRFADDIKRGDNGPIISERMARWCAERTTQEAVDTLGRAMIPAGPVLSPQQALDHPHIRATGFMQDVDYPGLPKPAPVVRAAVRLSETPGEIATRPPTLGEHTDVVLTELGYDAAAIAALRRGGII is encoded by the coding sequence ATGGGGGGAGTTCTGGAGGGCGTGCGCGTCCTCGATTTCGGGCGCTATATCGCGGGGCCGTATTGCGCGACATTGCTGGCCGAGTTCGGCGCCGAAGTCATTCGCGTGGAAAAGCGCGATGGCAGCGAAGATCGCTTCGTGGCGCCGGTCGGCGAAGGCGGTGAAGGCGCGCTGTTTCTACAGATCAACCGCAACAAGAAGTGCATCACGCTCGATCCGATGAAGCCGGAAGGGCAGGAGGTGATGCGCCGTCTTGTCGCGACCGCGGACGTGGTCGTCGCCAACCTGCCGCCACAGACTCTGCGCGCGATGAAGCTCGACTACGACGCCCTCAAGGCGATCAAGCCGGACATCATCCTGACGACGGCAACTGCGTTCGGCGGGCCGGGGCCCTGGTCCGACCGCGTTGGCTTCGACGGTGTCGGGCAGGTCATGTCGGGATCGGTGTACATGACGGGCGCCGGCGATCCACCTTACCGGGCCGCCGTGAACTGGGTTGATTTTGGAACTGCGTTGCATTGCGCGTTCGGAACGCTTGCCGCGCTGATCGAGCGCGGCAAATCCGGGCGCGGCCAGGTCGTCGAGGGCGCATTGCTTGCCACCGCGCTCTCCTTCACCAATGCAACGCTGATCGAACAGGCGGTGATTAACGTCAACCGCGTTCCGACTGGCAATCTCGGCCAGACCGCCGCGCCGGCCGACATCTACCGCACCAAAGACGGCTGGGTGCTGTGCCAGGTCACGGGTCATCCGCTGTTCGTTCGCTGGGCGAGGCTCATGGGTGAGGAAGACAAATGGCTCGGCGATCCGCGCTTTGCCGACGATATCAAGCGCGGCGACAATGGCCCCATCATCAGCGAGCGGATGGCGCGCTGGTGCGCCGAGCGCACCACGCAGGAGGCGGTCGACACGCTGGGACGTGCGATGATTCCAGCCGGCCCCGTCCTGAGCCCGCAACAGGCGCTGGATCATCCGCATATTCGCGCCACCGGCTTCATGCAGGACGTCGATTATCCGGGCTTGCCGAAACCCGCGCCGGTGGTACGAGCCGCCGTCCGGTTGTCGGAAACGCCGGGCGAGATCGCGACGCGTCCGCCGACGCTCGGCGAGCATACGGATGTCGTCCTGACCGAACTCGGCTATGACGCGGCCGCGATTGCGGCGCTCCGGCGAGGCGGCATCATTTAG
- a CDS encoding VOC family protein → MPQQFDRSAEDLGNAIHLEHVNVQVPDQRLATLFYVAGLGLTRDPYLMVSETNMWINAGRSQFHLPSGKPQVLRGHVGLVIAGREALLARLASVAKKLEGTAFAFAEHNDYVEATCPWGNRLRCHEPDAARFGRIALGIPYVEFEVPAGSTPGICAFYREIMGMPASLRNGDGQVAAVKAGRGQHLLFRETDRPQPDYDGHHVQMYITDFSGPYRRLSARNLISREDNQYQYRFCDIVDLDSGKRLFTVEHEVRSATHPMFMRPMVNRNPALTNRNYAFGHDQSPWAMGPDQYEG, encoded by the coding sequence ATGCCTCAACAGTTCGATCGATCTGCTGAAGATCTCGGCAACGCGATTCATCTCGAGCACGTCAACGTCCAGGTCCCGGACCAGCGCCTCGCCACCTTATTCTACGTCGCGGGACTTGGGCTCACCCGCGATCCCTATCTGATGGTGTCCGAGACCAACATGTGGATCAATGCCGGTCGGAGCCAGTTTCACTTGCCGAGCGGCAAGCCGCAGGTGTTGCGCGGTCATGTCGGGCTGGTCATCGCGGGCCGTGAGGCGCTGCTGGCCCGATTGGCATCGGTCGCCAAAAAGCTCGAGGGCACGGCGTTCGCGTTCGCCGAGCACAACGACTATGTCGAGGCGACCTGTCCGTGGGGCAATCGCCTGCGCTGCCATGAGCCGGATGCGGCGCGCTTCGGGCGCATCGCGCTCGGCATCCCCTATGTCGAATTCGAGGTGCCGGCCGGATCTACACCTGGAATTTGCGCCTTCTATCGCGAGATCATGGGCATGCCCGCCAGCTTGCGGAACGGCGACGGCCAGGTTGCCGCGGTGAAGGCCGGCCGCGGCCAGCATCTCTTGTTCCGCGAGACCGACCGCCCCCAGCCGGACTACGACGGCCACCATGTGCAGATGTACATCACCGATTTCTCCGGTCCTTACCGACGGCTATCGGCGCGCAACCTGATCTCGCGCGAGGACAACCAGTACCAGTACCGGTTTTGCGACATCGTCGATCTCGACAGCGGCAAGCGTCTCTTCACCGTCGAGCACGAGGTACGCAGCGCGACCCACCCGATGTTCATGCGGCCGATGGTCAACCGCAATCCGGCGCTGACGAACCGCAACTACGCTTTCGGCCACGATCAATCGCCCTGGGCGATGGGACCGGACCAATACGAGGGATAG
- a CDS encoding pilus assembly protein N-terminal domain-containing protein yields the protein MRILFLSAISATLLVGSISTTNAQPPQEIVGADTIQIQTGQTRTFMFQQSVNRFSVSADGVVEVRPETDRTFTIRAISPGQVLMTAYAPDGQVVHRSNVSVADAGHLVKIYGFGGDTKDYIGLICTEAGCGRADPDIAQKPSPPLTAETQNKGDRNAVTTAREDR from the coding sequence ATGCGTATTTTATTTCTCAGCGCGATCAGCGCTACCCTACTCGTCGGAAGCATCAGCACTACGAACGCTCAGCCGCCGCAGGAGATTGTTGGGGCCGACACGATCCAGATTCAGACCGGGCAGACGCGGACCTTTATGTTTCAGCAGTCGGTGAACAGGTTTTCGGTCTCGGCCGACGGCGTTGTGGAAGTCAGACCTGAAACCGATCGCACCTTCACCATACGTGCGATCAGCCCCGGCCAAGTCTTGATGACGGCCTATGCCCCAGACGGCCAAGTCGTCCACCGCTCCAATGTTTCCGTGGCGGACGCCGGTCACCTGGTCAAAATCTATGGCTTTGGTGGGGATACGAAGGACTATATCGGCCTTATTTGCACTGAGGCCGGTTGCGGTCGCGCCGACCCGGATATCGCGCAGAAGCCTTCTCCGCCATTGACAGCGGAGACGCAGAACAAGGGTGACCGTAACGCCGTCACAACCGCGAGGGAGGACAGGTGA
- a CDS encoding tetratricopeptide repeat protein, protein MDPPGGDPVQEPTDVKYYPSDEPVRLGLEHYNRGNYGLAQRYFKDAVEKSPKDVTAWIGLAASYDKIRRFDLADQAYAQAIRLGGVTVQILNDQGYSYMLRGNLSAARRKFEQAYSLDPGNPVIANNLELLNGSRRFIERPPNNQPSAN, encoded by the coding sequence GTGGACCCGCCGGGCGGCGACCCCGTGCAAGAGCCGACCGACGTCAAATATTACCCCTCGGACGAGCCGGTGCGGCTCGGGCTCGAACATTACAACCGCGGCAATTACGGGCTCGCCCAGCGCTATTTCAAGGACGCCGTCGAAAAATCGCCGAAGGACGTGACGGCGTGGATTGGATTGGCGGCGAGTTATGACAAGATTCGTCGTTTTGATCTCGCCGACCAGGCATATGCGCAAGCGATCCGCCTCGGGGGCGTAACCGTTCAAATCTTGAATGATCAAGGATATTCGTACATGCTGCGCGGCAATCTGAGTGCAGCGCGGCGGAAGTTCGAGCAGGCCTATTCGCTCGATCCAGGCAACCCGGTCATCGCCAACAACCTGGAGCTTCTCAATGGCAGCCGGCGGTTCATTGAAAGACCGCCGAACAACCAGCCATCAGCAAACTAG
- a CDS encoding type II and III secretion system protein family protein gives MGGGCVAGNKVGKSLACGVMALGAALALFGSADRAAAADRGASSGGVFVSEMNDVQRVKVVVNKSRTFRVDAPFATIVAGSPDIVDVKSLSDHLIYVQGKQTGTTNVILFDSSMKQIGILDVEVVLDTSNLQQNIRASTGAQGIRVSSSEGQVVLSGTAPDAVAAERAMSIATGSVPKGGVVVVNAMSVASPQQVMLEVRFLEVSREAGRDLGVKLFAANANGTNVANSGLGGVAAAGRSPIGGINTTNGPLGAGGGAVGSPPTGSLPLLGTVGTLIGSAGGVAPTPFGSLLTSIIRTSNGGSVDLLISALETKGLARRLAEPNLTTLSGDAARFLAGGEFPVPIPNTTTNGFPTVTIDYKKFGVELAFVPTVLSRGVINLRVEPSVSELDFSNAVTIQGTTVPALTRRDARTTVELRDGQSFAIAGLLQTRNRQDVSQLPWIGSVPVLGTLFSSKSYQQQETDLVIIVTPRLVAPAAPGQKLASPLDSRLPANDVDFFLNGQMEVRKRYDDYVNSGGDVKGPYGHIIAPDVREAAPPAAPVAAQPVVKTLN, from the coding sequence ATGGGTGGCGGTTGTGTTGCGGGTAATAAGGTAGGGAAGTCCCTCGCTTGCGGCGTGATGGCTCTTGGCGCGGCGCTCGCCCTGTTTGGGTCCGCTGACCGCGCGGCGGCAGCAGACCGGGGCGCCTCCTCCGGCGGCGTGTTCGTCAGCGAGATGAATGACGTCCAGCGGGTCAAGGTGGTGGTCAACAAGTCACGCACCTTCAGGGTCGATGCCCCGTTCGCGACCATTGTCGCGGGCTCGCCTGACATCGTCGACGTGAAGTCGCTGAGCGATCACCTGATCTACGTTCAGGGCAAGCAGACCGGCACCACCAACGTCATCCTGTTCGACTCGTCGATGAAGCAGATCGGGATCCTCGACGTCGAGGTCGTGCTCGATACCAGCAATCTGCAGCAGAACATCCGAGCGAGCACCGGCGCCCAGGGCATTCGGGTCTCCTCCTCCGAGGGCCAGGTCGTGCTGAGCGGAACGGCACCGGATGCCGTCGCCGCCGAGCGGGCTATGTCGATTGCCACCGGCAGCGTTCCCAAAGGGGGCGTCGTCGTCGTCAACGCCATGAGTGTCGCGTCGCCGCAGCAGGTGATGCTCGAGGTGCGCTTCCTCGAGGTCAGCCGGGAAGCAGGCCGTGACCTCGGCGTGAAACTGTTTGCCGCGAACGCCAATGGCACCAACGTTGCGAATTCGGGACTAGGCGGGGTCGCAGCGGCAGGCCGATCACCGATTGGCGGTATCAATACCACCAACGGTCCTCTCGGTGCTGGCGGGGGCGCTGTCGGTTCTCCCCCGACGGGAAGCCTTCCGCTCCTCGGAACTGTGGGGACACTCATTGGTTCGGCGGGCGGTGTAGCTCCCACCCCGTTCGGAAGCTTGTTGACCAGCATCATCCGAACCAGCAATGGCGGCTCGGTGGACTTGTTGATCTCGGCGCTGGAAACCAAAGGGTTGGCGCGCCGACTTGCGGAGCCGAATTTGACCACGCTGTCCGGCGATGCTGCCCGCTTCCTCGCCGGCGGTGAATTCCCGGTGCCGATCCCCAACACGACGACGAACGGTTTTCCGACCGTGACGATCGACTACAAGAAGTTCGGTGTTGAGCTGGCGTTCGTGCCCACCGTTCTGTCGCGCGGCGTGATCAATCTTCGGGTCGAGCCATCAGTCAGTGAGCTCGATTTCTCCAATGCGGTAACGATCCAGGGGACGACGGTTCCAGCGTTGACACGCCGCGACGCCCGCACAACGGTCGAGTTGCGCGACGGTCAGAGCTTTGCCATTGCTGGCCTGCTGCAGACCCGCAACCGCCAGGACGTTTCGCAATTGCCTTGGATTGGTTCGGTGCCTGTGCTTGGAACGTTGTTCAGCAGCAAGTCGTACCAGCAGCAGGAAACGGATCTCGTCATTATCGTGACGCCGCGCCTGGTCGCGCCGGCGGCACCGGGTCAGAAACTAGCATCGCCGCTCGACTCCCGCCTGCCGGCCAACGACGTCGATTTCTTCCTCAACGGCCAGATGGAAGTCCGCAAGCGTTACGACGACTACGTCAATTCCGGCGGCGACGTGAAGGGGCCGTATGGGCACATTATCGCGCCGGACGTTCGCGAGGCCGCGCCCCCAGCGGCTCCTGTCGCCGCACAACCCGTCGTCAAAACCCTCAACTGA
- a CDS encoding acyltransferase has product MAATTVALAHFRPLLPFDAHLFFLWQNAAVDLFFCLSGFTLSYVYSRENFQFSSYLMARVARIYPLYVLTLIIAGAFYIWPLVIDPVTYPTRTAFSDFLLQALMLNCWPVVGSCVHWNPPAWSISVEWFCYVLLFPLLLLQNAPRSTPIKLLCLVVLSAVSYRLFMEYYDERLTNPELYVAKSQWSYWLNLLRGLFGFTAGWIVFASFEKRDGLHTFCTTFSTPIWLGFVAILVLWYCGRIHSQALVFLFPFVVLAATDPASATSRLLGSRPLHFLGVISYSIYMTHIIVYALFILALKSRPDTWPMSVYVLLVGTTFLISTGTYFAIEMPARNAIRRLQRMRLARIIP; this is encoded by the coding sequence GTGGCGGCGACGACCGTTGCCTTGGCGCACTTCCGGCCGCTGTTGCCCTTCGATGCCCACCTCTTCTTCTTATGGCAGAATGCTGCGGTTGATTTATTCTTTTGCCTCAGCGGCTTCACGCTGTCCTACGTTTACAGCCGAGAGAATTTTCAGTTTTCAAGTTACCTGATGGCTCGCGTTGCCAGGATTTACCCTTTGTACGTCCTGACACTCATCATTGCCGGAGCGTTCTACATCTGGCCGCTGGTGATCGATCCGGTAACCTATCCGACCAGAACAGCCTTCTCCGATTTCCTGTTACAGGCGCTGATGCTGAACTGCTGGCCGGTGGTGGGCTCCTGTGTGCATTGGAATCCTCCGGCGTGGTCTATCTCTGTCGAATGGTTTTGCTACGTCCTGCTGTTTCCCTTGCTACTGCTTCAAAATGCGCCGCGCTCGACGCCGATCAAGCTGCTCTGCCTCGTCGTGCTGTCGGCCGTTTCCTACCGCCTGTTCATGGAGTATTACGACGAACGCCTGACAAACCCGGAGCTCTATGTCGCGAAGAGCCAGTGGAGCTATTGGCTAAACCTGCTCCGTGGACTTTTCGGCTTCACGGCCGGATGGATCGTCTTCGCGAGCTTTGAGAAGCGGGACGGGCTCCATACGTTCTGCACGACGTTCTCCACCCCGATCTGGCTAGGCTTCGTTGCCATTCTCGTCCTGTGGTACTGCGGCCGCATCCACTCGCAGGCGCTGGTATTCCTCTTTCCGTTCGTGGTGCTCGCGGCGACAGATCCAGCTTCGGCTACATCGCGCCTGCTGGGATCGAGGCCGTTACACTTTCTCGGCGTCATTTCCTACTCGATCTACATGACGCACATCATCGTGTATGCCCTGTTCATCCTTGCGCTCAAATCCAGGCCTGACACCTGGCCAATGTCCGTTTACGTGCTGCTGGTGGGGACAACGTTTCTCATCTCAACCGGCACTTATTTCGCGATCGAGATGCCGGCGCGCAACGCCATACGCCGCCTCCAGCGCATGCGCCTCGCCCGGATAATCCCCTAA
- a CDS encoding TadE family protein, with translation MRKLDQRGTAALEFSLVALPWFLLMFAIFDLGRYAITMQSLRKLASAGARAMIIQCYSPAVTGLTPGTSPSSCTGTYLSAAQMQAAAPFLYGGGLTPTLSISSGGSALTVTASQPGFTMLTPVIWGTAFNGPSASTQVPF, from the coding sequence ATGAGGAAGCTCGATCAGCGCGGGACCGCGGCGCTGGAATTTTCCCTGGTCGCCCTGCCGTGGTTCCTGCTGATGTTCGCCATCTTCGATCTCGGTCGATATGCGATCACCATGCAATCGCTGCGCAAGCTCGCGAGTGCAGGCGCCCGGGCAATGATAATCCAATGCTACTCGCCGGCCGTCACTGGTTTGACACCTGGCACGTCACCCTCGAGTTGTACCGGTACATACCTTTCTGCTGCGCAGATGCAAGCTGCCGCTCCGTTCCTGTACGGCGGCGGTCTCACGCCTACACTGAGCATATCGTCGGGAGGCTCTGCACTTACCGTTACGGCATCTCAGCCGGGCTTCACAATGCTGACGCCGGTCATCTGGGGCACAGCCTTCAATGGGCCGAGCGCGTCCACCCAGGTCCCGTTCTAG
- a CDS encoding pilus assembly protein TadG-related protein: MRNLLRSRRGSVAFGTVIALVPLIGVVALGGEAGSWYVTRQHAQNAADAAALSGAFWLACKNSGSSLCEPNPAQDYISRGKEFAAQNSFCNSGDVSYPGSTCPSSLAKNTSRSVQIDRGTYDVAANTWTGSASGSDVRAVVGQQQPAYLAAVLGWSTVNISATAVARVGKPKDVCTLALARSPSNSSALTLAGSLSVTGNGCEMMSDDTVKYASTPSFTGSGWAIGAANGCVNSGSCDPGVPYNYSMPPAANPLQALDTASFNSRTGNDKPLTTITCPTSPPPPAGTSRCYSVAPNSSGAYGNLTVTTGDWVNFAPGTYFFYNAAIKINGGTVTCTTCTSWASTGLGVTLVLLGDSSISITGGTVSLSAPKTNTTSSALNGVLIDDQAPNKSNNAVTINGSGTVSLGGAMYLPNVDVTWSGTTANTNTNCSEVIANSVTMSGGAYMSTQNCLPNTVPFTQVVILVH, encoded by the coding sequence ATGCGTAACCTACTGCGTAGCCGTCGAGGTTCGGTCGCATTCGGAACCGTCATCGCGCTCGTGCCGCTGATCGGAGTGGTTGCACTCGGGGGCGAGGCGGGATCGTGGTACGTCACCAGGCAGCACGCCCAGAACGCCGCTGATGCCGCAGCCCTTTCGGGCGCCTTCTGGCTGGCATGCAAAAACTCCGGCAGCAGCCTTTGTGAGCCAAATCCAGCACAGGACTATATCTCTCGCGGGAAAGAATTTGCCGCACAGAATAGTTTCTGCAACTCCGGCGACGTGTCCTATCCAGGCTCCACCTGTCCCAGTTCGCTTGCGAAAAATACGTCACGGAGTGTGCAGATCGATCGAGGGACCTATGACGTTGCTGCCAACACTTGGACCGGCTCGGCGAGCGGCAGTGACGTTCGTGCCGTTGTTGGCCAGCAACAGCCAGCCTACCTGGCGGCAGTACTTGGTTGGTCGACTGTCAACATAAGTGCTACGGCCGTTGCCCGAGTCGGGAAGCCGAAAGACGTATGTACGCTGGCCCTTGCGCGGTCGCCGTCAAACAGCTCAGCACTTACACTGGCCGGCAGTCTTAGCGTTACCGGAAATGGTTGCGAGATGATGTCGGACGACACCGTCAAGTATGCCAGCACTCCGTCTTTCACCGGTTCGGGGTGGGCCATTGGTGCTGCAAATGGCTGTGTCAACTCGGGGAGCTGCGATCCTGGTGTACCATACAATTATTCTATGCCCCCTGCGGCGAATCCGCTCCAGGCACTGGATACTGCATCGTTCAACAGCAGGACTGGCAACGACAAGCCACTCACAACGATAACGTGCCCCACTTCGCCACCGCCACCCGCTGGTACAAGCAGGTGTTATTCGGTGGCCCCGAACAGCAGTGGCGCGTACGGAAATCTAACGGTGACGACCGGAGATTGGGTGAATTTTGCACCAGGAACATACTTTTTCTATAATGCAGCGATAAAGATCAATGGCGGAACCGTCACCTGCACCACCTGCACAAGCTGGGCCAGCACGGGTCTAGGCGTAACGCTCGTATTGCTGGGGGATTCGAGCATTTCCATCACGGGCGGGACGGTTAGCCTTTCCGCCCCGAAGACCAACACGACATCCTCCGCTCTGAACGGCGTTTTGATCGACGATCAGGCACCAAACAAGAGCAACAATGCAGTCACGATCAATGGCAGTGGGACGGTTTCCCTCGGCGGCGCGATGTACCTTCCCAACGTCGATGTCACGTGGAGCGGAACGACCGCCAATACCAATACCAACTGTTCAGAGGTGATCGCCAATAGTGTGACAATGAGCGGAGGTGCGTATATGAGCACGCAGAACTGCCTGCCAAACACCGTTCCTTTCACCCAGGTTGTCATTTTGGTGCACTGA
- a CDS encoding type II secretion system F family protein, protein MTSGLGFVALAIAAATAVALLIIREVHVRALEMRASNAVIGVPEGSTRSQDMVGWLSSLGMRYRRFYAEENLEQLRAILQSSGFNHHRSLPIWLGIKIVSMFLFPVNAFLIAQLSGRAPMDVLVFTLCGVVIGIMGPRLILSVLRRRFDAAIRLGTPDTIDLLVVCSEAGMGLESGLQRVAHEMNETNPAMAGVLNGLLDDLRVLPNRSDAFEKLAATSEGLRRFGTMISQSLQYGTPLSQALRTIAADLRRERITKLEERAHKLGAKLTVPMVLFLLPSMFIILGASPFLHLIRTFEHLR, encoded by the coding sequence ATGACGTCCGGTCTCGGCTTCGTCGCCCTCGCTATAGCGGCCGCGACTGCGGTCGCCCTGTTGATCATACGAGAAGTACACGTTCGTGCATTGGAGATGCGGGCGTCAAACGCCGTGATCGGCGTTCCGGAGGGGTCAACACGCTCCCAGGACATGGTTGGTTGGCTTTCGTCCCTCGGCATGCGGTATCGGCGCTTCTATGCCGAAGAAAATCTCGAACAGCTGCGAGCGATCCTTCAATCATCAGGTTTCAATCATCACCGAAGCTTGCCGATCTGGCTCGGTATCAAGATCGTCAGCATGTTCCTGTTCCCGGTCAACGCCTTCTTGATTGCGCAGCTGTCGGGCAGGGCTCCGATGGATGTGCTGGTCTTCACGCTTTGTGGCGTGGTGATCGGAATCATGGGGCCGCGATTGATATTGTCGGTGCTCAGACGTCGCTTTGATGCGGCCATTCGGTTGGGCACGCCGGATACCATCGATCTGCTGGTCGTGTGCAGTGAAGCCGGAATGGGCCTCGAGAGCGGGTTGCAGCGCGTGGCGCACGAAATGAACGAGACCAATCCGGCCATGGCCGGGGTCTTGAACGGTCTTCTCGATGATCTCCGGGTGTTGCCAAATCGCAGCGACGCGTTCGAGAAATTGGCAGCGACATCGGAGGGACTTCGCCGCTTCGGCACCATGATCAGCCAGAGCCTGCAATACGGAACGCCGTTGAGCCAGGCTCTGCGCACCATTGCTGCCGACCTTCGGCGCGAACGTATTACCAAGCTGGAGGAAAGAGCACACAAGCTGGGTGCCAAGCTGACGGTCCCGATGGTGTTGTTCCTGCTTCCATCCATGTTCATCATTCTCGGTGCAAGCCCGTTTCTGCACCTCATTCGTACGTTCGAGCACTTGAGATAA